In a single window of the Myxococcus guangdongensis genome:
- a CDS encoding GNAT family N-acetyltransferase yields the protein MNREHMDLVPASEWSFLSLSTLFARSFEGYFVSVPDAPQAFDARVRSEHISLTESRVARVSGEAVGLVLMARRGNISRVAGMGIVPSRRGQGLGGDMLRPLLESARARGDARMVLEVIEQNAPAVKLYERLGFRRVRRLVGFTGTPTPEPGALEEVDPRDCAKLLPADLPWQLDAATVMGLSSPAKAFRLGPAFAVVADVSAPTLGLRSLGVEPSARGRGAGRRLLRALAAAHPGKPLAVSAIVPEGLCDRFFLGEGFTSPALSQLELAHTF from the coding sequence ATGAACCGCGAGCACATGGACCTCGTCCCCGCGTCCGAGTGGTCCTTCCTGTCGCTGTCCACGTTGTTCGCCCGTTCTTTCGAGGGCTACTTCGTCTCCGTGCCCGATGCCCCGCAGGCGTTCGATGCGCGGGTGCGGAGCGAGCACATCTCGTTGACGGAGAGTCGGGTCGCCCGCGTGAGCGGTGAGGCGGTGGGGCTCGTGCTGATGGCGAGACGGGGCAACATCAGCCGGGTCGCGGGCATGGGAATCGTTCCCAGCCGAAGAGGGCAGGGCCTGGGCGGCGACATGCTGCGTCCCTTATTGGAATCCGCCCGAGCGCGCGGAGATGCGCGGATGGTGCTCGAGGTCATCGAGCAGAACGCGCCCGCGGTGAAGCTCTACGAGCGGCTCGGCTTCCGACGCGTACGGCGTCTGGTGGGCTTCACGGGGACGCCAACGCCAGAGCCCGGTGCGCTGGAGGAAGTGGACCCTCGAGACTGCGCGAAGCTTCTGCCGGCGGACCTGCCGTGGCAGCTCGATGCGGCGACGGTGATGGGCTTGTCCTCCCCAGCCAAGGCCTTCCGACTCGGTCCTGCCTTCGCGGTGGTGGCGGACGTCTCCGCACCCACGCTCGGCCTGCGCTCGCTGGGAGTGGAGCCCTCGGCCCGAGGACGGGGCGCCGGGCGAAGGCTGCTGCGAGCCCTGGCCGCCGCGCACCCCGGGAAGCCCCTGGCGGTGAGCGCCATCGTTCCCGAGGGCCTGTGTGACCGCTTCTTCCTGGGCGAGGGCTTCACCTCCCCGGCGCTCTCGCAGCTCGAACTGGCGCACACCTTCTGA
- a CDS encoding UvrD-helicase domain-containing protein, giving the protein MSTAPSILALERNLALMAGAGAGKTYSLVTMTLHLLAGAREAGGPLRPARLCMLTFTDKAAAEMRSRVRQRLDGLAQGEAKLDQEVELRASLSRLDRPFPLPEAWRQLREELGAATVGTFHSLCGQLLRRAPPAVGIDPSFEVLDELEASSLVQDVCERVVLDALEAGDARVRELCQELGFSGSGFSDGLVAALVSVYGKLREEGLRAASAAVADVAQAREEFDEALKECLRLCMEVRALDAKGEWSLLVGALEKALNGMTAENFQKGDRYPWLRACFATDTRNIARLSKGAAGPVRELYWRIYKGKTDGSVRMLVDAWAAWHTAPFEETFRELLGRVETRHDAEFARRNVFDFTSLLVKARDLLRDHPEFRRQVQERVGALLVDEFQDTNRLQLELVLLLAEQREGGPRELTPQMDLLSALPLEPAFLCAVGDRKQSIYEFRGADVSVFTQLSKKVEEEGGTRGFLQHNRRSVPGLLSFFNHAFAGVLVAADSHAPRPFEVVYVPEEDDLSPVRASLTEAPVVERVHLEEQETAGDLRWLDADCTARRLRILLAPGALPTVAREDGEGSRPARGGDVAMLFRTFTHLEVYRQALIRHGVPHRVLRGRGFYGAQEVLDLASLLALLADTEDALAFAAVLRSPLVGLSDATLFLLAGEQPLSLASPRLRDDEVLATLPERERQRLRTFLEALPALCQERDRLGVRELLLSALDLTGYREALAGSPYAEQASANVEKLLALASRRDERGSGGCVAFARELRMLAESSPNEAQADLLDAGDPRAVQLLTIHRAKGLEWPIVVVPGMGGRRRSTSARAHFERSHGIALRPWVPDSLDGYTSNRFEAVRQELKSREDAEYRRLLYVALTRARDLLVLSGGEEPRAGKDSWWHLVDARLEDITTRELVTDVDVDDLPPPRDPEPPGPEALARAGARVEAALLRVRGGTLDLAESAESLSAPVSSVQDFITCPRRFHYLHRLGLRGAPWPWEVAPRETALVVEPEGWLPERGPAELVRHLLRASDLRLCSARDVDVTERRAHLEAVLREAGALAEDPGMEAVLGTAERWLGTDFARLLAESPPRGVHRSLAFTLVAAEGISLEGEMDVLWESPRGEAVVVTYKSGGRHPLGAAAYAHELDALELAARRMVRAGVPVRVGVVFLGEERPEPEWRADVARPEEAARRLADATRALARGEVRGAWAGRERATCQALHCGFSEHCHPAPPAC; this is encoded by the coding sequence TTGAGCACGGCCCCTTCCATCCTCGCGCTGGAGCGCAACCTGGCGCTCATGGCGGGCGCCGGCGCGGGCAAGACGTACAGCCTGGTGACGATGACGCTGCACCTGCTCGCGGGCGCGCGCGAGGCGGGGGGCCCCTTGCGCCCCGCGCGGTTGTGCATGCTGACCTTCACGGACAAGGCCGCGGCGGAGATGCGCTCGCGCGTGCGGCAGCGGCTGGATGGTCTGGCGCAGGGCGAGGCGAAGCTGGACCAGGAGGTGGAGCTGCGCGCGTCGCTCTCCCGGCTGGACCGCCCCTTCCCGCTGCCCGAGGCGTGGCGACAGCTGCGCGAGGAGCTGGGCGCGGCCACGGTGGGCACGTTCCACTCGCTCTGTGGTCAGTTGCTGCGACGCGCGCCGCCGGCGGTGGGCATCGACCCGAGCTTCGAGGTGCTCGACGAACTCGAGGCGTCCAGTCTGGTGCAGGACGTGTGCGAGCGCGTCGTGCTGGACGCGCTGGAGGCCGGCGACGCGCGCGTGCGTGAGCTGTGCCAGGAGCTGGGGTTCTCCGGCTCCGGCTTCTCGGACGGCCTGGTCGCCGCGCTGGTGTCGGTCTACGGCAAGCTGCGCGAAGAGGGACTGCGCGCGGCCTCGGCGGCGGTGGCCGACGTGGCGCAGGCCCGCGAGGAGTTCGACGAGGCGCTGAAGGAGTGCCTGCGCCTGTGCATGGAAGTGCGGGCCCTGGACGCCAAGGGCGAGTGGAGCCTGTTGGTGGGCGCGCTGGAGAAGGCGCTCAACGGGATGACGGCGGAGAACTTCCAGAAGGGGGACCGCTACCCGTGGCTGCGCGCCTGCTTCGCGACGGACACGCGCAACATCGCGCGGCTCAGCAAGGGCGCCGCGGGGCCGGTGCGCGAGCTGTACTGGCGCATCTACAAGGGAAAGACGGACGGCTCGGTGCGCATGCTCGTCGATGCGTGGGCCGCGTGGCACACCGCGCCCTTCGAGGAGACCTTCCGCGAGCTGCTGGGCCGCGTGGAGACCCGCCACGACGCGGAGTTCGCCCGCCGCAACGTGTTCGACTTCACCTCGCTGCTCGTCAAGGCGCGCGACCTGCTGCGCGACCATCCCGAGTTCCGCCGGCAGGTGCAGGAGCGCGTGGGCGCCCTCCTGGTGGACGAGTTCCAGGACACCAACCGGCTCCAGCTCGAGCTGGTGCTGCTGCTCGCGGAGCAGCGCGAGGGGGGGCCTCGCGAGCTGACGCCGCAGATGGACCTGCTCTCCGCGCTGCCGCTGGAGCCCGCGTTCCTCTGCGCGGTGGGAGATCGCAAGCAGTCCATCTACGAGTTTCGTGGCGCGGACGTCTCCGTCTTCACGCAGCTGTCGAAGAAGGTGGAGGAGGAGGGCGGTACGCGGGGCTTCCTCCAGCACAACCGCCGCTCGGTGCCGGGGCTGTTGTCCTTCTTCAACCACGCCTTCGCCGGGGTGTTGGTGGCGGCGGATTCGCACGCGCCCCGTCCGTTCGAGGTCGTCTACGTCCCGGAGGAGGACGACCTGTCGCCCGTGCGTGCCTCGCTCACCGAGGCCCCCGTGGTGGAGCGGGTCCACCTGGAGGAACAGGAGACGGCCGGAGACCTGCGGTGGCTGGACGCGGACTGCACCGCGCGAAGGCTGCGCATCCTGCTCGCGCCCGGCGCGCTCCCCACGGTGGCTCGCGAGGACGGCGAGGGCTCGCGTCCCGCGCGCGGTGGCGACGTGGCGATGCTCTTCCGGACCTTCACGCACCTGGAGGTGTACCGGCAGGCGCTCATCCGTCACGGCGTGCCGCACCGGGTGCTGCGCGGACGCGGGTTCTACGGCGCGCAGGAGGTGCTGGACCTGGCCTCGCTGCTGGCGCTGCTGGCGGACACGGAGGACGCGCTCGCCTTCGCCGCCGTGCTGCGCTCGCCGCTCGTGGGCCTCTCGGACGCGACCTTGTTCCTGCTCGCCGGGGAGCAGCCACTGTCGTTGGCGTCACCTCGACTGAGGGACGATGAGGTGCTCGCCACGCTGCCGGAGCGCGAGCGACAGCGCCTGCGGACCTTCCTGGAGGCACTGCCCGCGCTGTGCCAGGAGCGAGACAGGTTGGGTGTGAGGGAGCTGCTGCTCTCCGCGCTGGACCTGACGGGCTACCGCGAGGCGCTCGCGGGTTCTCCCTATGCGGAGCAGGCGAGCGCCAACGTGGAGAAGCTGCTGGCGTTGGCCTCGCGTCGCGACGAGCGGGGCTCGGGTGGCTGCGTGGCCTTCGCCCGCGAGCTGCGCATGTTGGCCGAGTCCTCGCCGAACGAAGCGCAGGCGGACCTGCTCGACGCGGGAGACCCGCGCGCGGTGCAACTGCTCACCATCCACCGCGCCAAGGGTCTGGAGTGGCCCATCGTCGTCGTGCCCGGCATGGGGGGGCGACGCCGGAGCACCTCCGCGCGCGCCCACTTCGAGCGCTCGCACGGCATCGCCCTTCGCCCCTGGGTGCCGGACTCGCTGGACGGCTACACCTCCAACCGCTTCGAGGCGGTGCGCCAGGAGCTGAAGTCCCGAGAGGACGCGGAGTATCGCCGCCTGCTCTACGTGGCGCTCACCCGCGCCAGGGACCTGCTGGTGCTCTCCGGTGGCGAGGAGCCGCGCGCGGGCAAGGATTCGTGGTGGCACCTCGTCGACGCCAGGCTGGAGGACATCACCACGCGCGAGCTCGTCACGGACGTGGACGTGGACGACCTGCCTCCACCCAGGGACCCAGAGCCGCCGGGGCCCGAGGCGCTGGCGCGCGCGGGTGCCCGCGTGGAGGCCGCGTTGTTGCGCGTGCGCGGCGGCACGCTGGACCTGGCCGAGTCCGCGGAGTCCCTCAGCGCGCCCGTGAGCTCGGTGCAGGACTTCATCACCTGTCCGCGCCGCTTCCACTACCTGCACCGTCTGGGACTTCGTGGCGCGCCATGGCCCTGGGAGGTCGCTCCGCGCGAGACGGCGCTCGTCGTCGAGCCGGAGGGCTGGCTCCCCGAACGCGGCCCCGCGGAGCTGGTGCGCCACCTGCTGCGCGCCTCCGACCTGCGGCTGTGTTCGGCGCGTGACGTGGATGTCACGGAGCGCCGCGCGCACCTGGAGGCCGTACTGCGCGAGGCCGGCGCGTTGGCGGAGGACCCGGGCATGGAGGCGGTCCTGGGCACGGCGGAGCGCTGGCTCGGCACCGACTTCGCGAGGCTGCTGGCGGAGTCTCCGCCGCGCGGCGTGCACCGGAGCCTGGCCTTCACCCTGGTGGCGGCGGAGGGCATCTCCCTGGAGGGTGAGATGGATGTCCTCTGGGAGTCACCTCGCGGCGAGGCGGTGGTGGTGACCTACAAGTCGGGCGGACGACATCCATTGGGGGCGGCCGCGTACGCGCACGAGCTGGACGCGCTGGAGCTGGCGGCGCGACGGATGGTGCGAGCGGGCGTCCCCGTGCGTGTGGGCGTCGTCTTCCTGGGTGAGGAGCGACCGGAGCCCGAGTGGCGAGCGGACGTGGCTCGCCCCGAGGAGGCCGCCAGGCGGCTCGCTGACGCGACGCGGGCCCTGGCCCGGGGGGAGGTGCGTGGCGCCTGGGCGGGACGAGAGAGGGCGACCTGCCAGGCCCTGCATTGTGGCTTCTCGGAACACTGTCACCCGGCCCCTCCCGCGTGCTAA
- a CDS encoding PD-(D/E)XK nuclease family protein codes for MARPVRTLHVFPDASRRQAALRAEGNARGLAVGRDLLTWEELLVALGGARELNRRPCPAVLARAVMSSLGPQLGNTHFGEYVREPAFARAGLEVVLDLKAGRLSPRELQDAVEVLPPERQKHVRVLARLYHLYEQKLAELGLADREDVLRGAREALGQGSWPVSWDGVGTLVLHGVYDVRPSGLELLLALAAACESRRVTLRVETPVGGSPVADAALASLFRAFENRGESMPHVDLFKADVTFESRPFIDLGRFAFSPRAPRNVLEDAKTQPRIWSAATAREEARLVARDVRRLIAEGAAPSDIAIAYRELGAEAGWLAETLGELGVPVRLPWGEPLSLAGPVRLALDLPLLVEDGFPAERVAELVGSRYAHILSRGGPESPASLFALAAVRDDRLGALRGRGAYDVRLEGLARRLQALQGAQKKDGSARIQSVRVLRERCGLLLDYCRRIPDKAPVAEQLAAWWHVVERLGLMDSEGPLESRAEGGLAERALDARARDEAAREALRQRVQGLLRTMKAVGGGPVLRRRTFGRWLRDAMSEAYLPARGPRGAAVEVLEAAEVPGRSFRHLFIAGLTEGRFPGRDVPSPLLADAERSALNQHLGRDVFRLTGGEFEDRAAWRLTEDRLLFASALAAAEETLSLSFAVEGAGGQEQVPSSFLEEVRRLTALKWTPRSLPPIPPLDEVLTESELRRCVALEVLSYPKLRVTEPDAAAPLLKRYFDREAWYSGARELSLVEVERLYFFGDPKMKPGKYTGSVDANTMRASLREAFRFDLTRPLSASALARFGNCGFQGFLTYGLKVSEPDRPGEEFDARGRGTFWHRVVEEVFQSLKQHQLLGKAPEEIPEELLDSALQSAVAHFEKFHHVGHPALWKLAHERARSMARRILVDERRGLPFERMVPEGFELQFGPAADDDRWRHVMLPIDGDAIVFEGKIDRLDVSGSEVGVIDYKSGRLDKNELKKRLLTSDFQLPLYLFAARESGHQNASQAAWFSLRTGNTIHLSEVVPAQELDELLSTDPEVRAKVAEKEGGRNLPNAVESLVRTLREGQFAARPQDCGSCGFRAVCRITERRMTEEGS; via the coding sequence ATGGCCCGTCCCGTCCGCACCCTCCATGTGTTCCCCGACGCCAGCCGGCGTCAGGCCGCGTTGCGCGCGGAAGGGAACGCGCGGGGGCTGGCGGTGGGGCGGGATTTGCTCACGTGGGAGGAGCTGCTCGTCGCGCTGGGCGGGGCTCGTGAGCTGAACCGGCGTCCTTGTCCGGCGGTGCTGGCGCGCGCGGTGATGTCCTCGCTGGGGCCGCAGCTGGGCAACACGCACTTCGGCGAGTACGTCCGGGAGCCGGCCTTCGCGCGCGCGGGGCTGGAGGTGGTGCTGGACCTGAAGGCCGGGCGCCTGTCGCCACGGGAGCTCCAGGACGCGGTGGAGGTCCTCCCGCCCGAGCGGCAGAAGCACGTGCGGGTGCTCGCCCGGCTGTATCACCTGTACGAGCAGAAGCTGGCGGAGCTGGGGCTCGCGGACCGCGAGGATGTGCTGCGCGGTGCTCGCGAGGCGCTGGGGCAGGGCTCGTGGCCGGTGAGCTGGGATGGCGTGGGGACGCTCGTGCTGCATGGGGTGTACGACGTGCGCCCCTCCGGCCTGGAGCTGCTGCTGGCGTTGGCCGCGGCGTGTGAGTCGCGGCGCGTGACGCTCCGGGTGGAGACGCCGGTGGGAGGCTCTCCGGTGGCGGACGCGGCCCTGGCCTCGCTGTTCCGCGCCTTCGAGAACCGCGGCGAGTCCATGCCGCACGTGGACCTCTTCAAGGCGGACGTCACCTTCGAGTCCCGGCCGTTCATCGACCTGGGCCGCTTCGCCTTCTCGCCCCGGGCGCCGCGCAATGTGCTCGAGGACGCGAAGACCCAGCCTCGCATCTGGAGCGCGGCCACGGCACGCGAGGAGGCGCGACTGGTGGCGCGGGACGTGCGCCGGCTCATCGCCGAAGGGGCCGCGCCATCGGACATCGCGATTGCGTACCGCGAGCTGGGAGCGGAGGCGGGGTGGCTCGCCGAGACGCTCGGTGAGCTGGGCGTACCGGTGCGATTGCCCTGGGGTGAGCCGCTCTCGCTGGCCGGGCCGGTGCGACTGGCGTTGGACCTGCCGCTGCTGGTGGAGGACGGCTTCCCCGCCGAGCGCGTGGCGGAGCTGGTGGGCAGCCGCTACGCGCACATCCTGTCGCGCGGAGGTCCGGAGTCGCCCGCGAGCCTCTTCGCGCTGGCCGCCGTGCGGGACGACCGCCTGGGCGCGCTGCGAGGACGCGGTGCGTACGACGTGCGACTGGAGGGCCTCGCGCGTCGGCTCCAGGCGCTGCAAGGCGCACAGAAGAAGGACGGCAGCGCGCGCATCCAGTCGGTGCGGGTGCTGCGCGAGCGCTGCGGCCTGCTGCTGGATTACTGCCGACGCATCCCCGACAAGGCGCCTGTCGCCGAGCAGCTGGCCGCGTGGTGGCACGTGGTGGAGCGACTGGGGCTGATGGACTCCGAGGGGCCGTTGGAGTCGCGAGCGGAGGGTGGGTTGGCGGAGCGGGCGCTGGATGCGCGGGCGCGTGACGAGGCCGCGCGTGAGGCGCTGCGGCAGCGCGTGCAGGGACTGCTGCGCACGATGAAGGCGGTGGGCGGTGGCCCGGTGCTGCGTCGGCGCACGTTCGGTCGATGGCTGCGCGACGCGATGTCGGAAGCGTACCTGCCCGCGCGAGGTCCCAGGGGCGCGGCGGTGGAGGTGCTGGAGGCGGCGGAGGTGCCTGGACGCTCCTTCCGTCATCTCTTCATCGCGGGGCTCACCGAGGGACGCTTCCCGGGACGGGATGTGCCCTCGCCGTTGCTCGCGGACGCGGAGCGCTCGGCGCTCAATCAGCACCTGGGCCGTGATGTGTTCCGGCTGACGGGCGGTGAGTTCGAGGACCGGGCGGCGTGGCGGCTCACCGAGGACCGCCTGTTGTTCGCCAGCGCGCTCGCCGCGGCGGAGGAGACGCTGAGCCTGTCCTTCGCGGTGGAGGGGGCGGGCGGACAGGAGCAGGTGCCGTCCTCGTTCCTGGAGGAGGTTCGCCGGCTGACCGCGCTGAAGTGGACGCCGCGCTCGTTGCCGCCCATCCCTCCGTTGGACGAGGTGCTCACCGAGTCGGAGCTGCGGCGCTGCGTGGCGCTCGAGGTCCTCTCGTATCCGAAGCTGCGCGTCACCGAGCCGGACGCCGCTGCGCCGCTGCTCAAGCGTTACTTCGACCGCGAGGCCTGGTACTCGGGTGCGCGCGAGCTGTCCTTGGTCGAGGTGGAGCGGCTGTACTTCTTCGGAGACCCGAAGATGAAGCCCGGGAAGTACACGGGCTCGGTCGACGCCAACACGATGCGCGCGTCGCTGCGCGAGGCCTTCCGCTTCGACCTCACGCGACCGTTGTCCGCGTCCGCGCTCGCGCGCTTCGGCAACTGCGGCTTCCAGGGCTTCCTCACGTACGGCCTGAAGGTGTCGGAGCCGGACCGTCCGGGCGAGGAGTTCGACGCGCGCGGGCGCGGCACCTTCTGGCACCGCGTCGTCGAGGAGGTCTTCCAGTCGCTCAAGCAGCACCAACTGCTCGGCAAGGCGCCGGAGGAGATTCCCGAGGAGCTGCTGGACTCCGCGCTCCAGTCCGCGGTGGCGCACTTCGAGAAGTTCCACCACGTGGGGCACCCCGCGCTGTGGAAGCTGGCGCACGAGCGCGCGCGGTCGATGGCGCGGCGAATCCTGGTGGACGAGCGGCGCGGGCTGCCCTTCGAGCGGATGGTGCCGGAGGGCTTCGAGCTCCAGTTCGGCCCCGCCGCCGATGACGACCGATGGCGCCACGTCATGTTGCCCATCGACGGGGACGCCATCGTCTTCGAGGGGAAGATCGACCGGCTCGATGTGTCGGGCTCCGAGGTGGGCGTCATCGACTACAAGTCCGGGCGCCTGGACAAGAACGAGCTGAAGAAGCGGCTGCTCACGTCCGACTTCCAGCTGCCGCTGTACCTCTTCGCCGCCAGGGAGAGTGGCCACCAGAACGCGAGCCAGGCCGCGTGGTTCTCGCTGCGCACGGGCAACACCATCCACCTGTCGGAGGTGGTCCCCGCGCAGGAACTCGACGAGCTGTTGTCCACGGACCCCGAGGTGCGCGCGAAGGTGGCGGAGAAGGAGGGCGGACGCAACCTGCCCAACGCCGTGGAGTCGCTGGTGCGCACGCTTCGCGAGGGCCAGTTCGCCGCGCGGCCCCAGGACTGTGGCTCCTGCGGCTTCCGCGCCGTGTGCCGCATCACCGAGCGACGGATGACGGAGGAGGGGAGTTGA
- a CDS encoding FHA domain-containing protein: protein MNRTPRQVEIADPLWKALETMSREMGVDRDVLVNQAVFSLARQFGFIQPTQVSLSEVGSAPAVVAAPVAVAHAPVAAPSVVAHAPVATPAVAVTPSVSAPVAAPSVVAAAAAAEPVAPPPTAVPSIKAPASAKVADAANEPAEVEAPKGAEPEAVAERVREVVRAVDQTVEVQSPRAVALADTDEEESKTGEHEGTPGADEAEGAEAKDADSAKGSGDEDSDSDEDSEDEPATEKEPAVDEAELREAVAARVRDIVGDVDRLLEPVDAKPDEDSDDDSDEDSDDDSDDDEDSDDDSDDDEDSDDDEDSDDEDSDSDADEDADDSDEDSDSDADAKDADDDDSEDSDSDADAKDSDDDSEDDADDDDSEDSDQDEKPAAGKAAVGKAIPGKAAGANAVAGRPAAGKPAAGKAAAASVEPAFVDEDSSDLVTEAKPEPKAPAGKPDKTIIVQAPPELKVHVKLDDGEPVLVARERFIIGRGPSADLMVKSARVSREHAVVVRDGDEVFIEDLKSSNGTWFDNTRIARRQVSDGEEYLLGGIRITFSLTTES, encoded by the coding sequence ATGAACCGCACTCCTCGACAGGTCGAGATCGCCGACCCGCTGTGGAAGGCGCTGGAGACGATGAGCCGCGAGATGGGCGTGGACCGTGATGTCCTCGTCAATCAGGCGGTCTTCTCGCTCGCGCGGCAGTTCGGGTTCATCCAGCCCACGCAGGTGAGCCTCTCCGAGGTGGGCAGTGCGCCGGCCGTGGTGGCTGCGCCCGTGGCGGTTGCACATGCACCCGTGGCGGCGCCCTCGGTGGTTGCGCATGCACCCGTGGCGACGCCCGCGGTCGCGGTGACGCCCTCGGTCAGCGCCCCTGTGGCGGCGCCCTCGGTGGTTGCTGCTGCGGCGGCAGCGGAGCCCGTGGCTCCACCGCCCACGGCGGTGCCGTCGATCAAGGCGCCGGCCTCCGCGAAGGTCGCGGACGCGGCCAACGAGCCCGCGGAGGTGGAGGCTCCGAAGGGCGCCGAGCCCGAGGCGGTCGCCGAGCGTGTTCGCGAAGTGGTGCGCGCGGTGGACCAGACGGTGGAGGTGCAGTCGCCTCGGGCCGTCGCGCTCGCGGACACCGATGAAGAAGAGTCCAAGACCGGGGAACACGAAGGGACTCCCGGAGCCGACGAGGCAGAGGGCGCCGAGGCCAAGGACGCCGACAGTGCCAAGGGCTCCGGCGACGAGGACTCAGACAGTGACGAGGACTCCGAGGACGAGCCCGCCACGGAGAAGGAGCCCGCGGTCGACGAGGCCGAGCTGCGTGAGGCTGTCGCCGCGCGCGTCCGTGACATCGTGGGTGACGTCGACCGTCTGCTCGAACCCGTCGACGCGAAGCCCGACGAGGACTCGGACGACGACTCCGACGAGGACTCGGACGACGATTCGGACGATGACGAGGATTCGGACGACGATTCGGACGATGACGAGGATTCGGACGATGACGAGGATTCGGACGACGAGGACTCGGATAGCGACGCGGATGAGGACGCGGACGATTCCGACGAGGACTCGGATAGCGACGCGGATGCGAAGGACGCGGACGATGATGATTCTGAGGACTCGGATAGCGACGCGGATGCGAAGGACTCGGACGATGATTCCGAAGACGACGCGGACGATGATGATTCTGAGGACTCGGACCAGGACGAGAAGCCGGCTGCTGGCAAGGCGGCGGTAGGCAAGGCCATCCCAGGCAAGGCAGCTGGAGCCAATGCCGTCGCAGGCAGGCCGGCGGCAGGCAAGCCCGCAGCGGGCAAGGCGGCAGCGGCTTCCGTCGAGCCAGCGTTCGTGGACGAAGACTCCTCCGACCTGGTGACGGAGGCGAAGCCCGAGCCGAAGGCGCCAGCGGGCAAGCCGGACAAGACCATCATCGTGCAGGCTCCGCCGGAGCTGAAGGTGCACGTGAAGCTCGACGATGGCGAACCGGTGCTCGTCGCACGCGAGCGGTTCATCATCGGCCGAGGCCCCAGCGCGGACCTGATGGTGAAGTCAGCCCGGGTGTCACGTGAGCACGCGGTGGTGGTGCGCGACGGTGACGAGGTGTTCATCGAGGACCTCAAGTCCTCGAACGGCACCTGGTTCGACAACACGCGCATCGCGCGCCGTCAGGTCTCCGATGGTGAGGAGTACCTGCTGGGCGGCATCCGCATCACCTTCTCTCTGACCACCGAGTCGTAA